Proteins encoded together in one Bradyrhizobium sp. PSBB068 window:
- a CDS encoding NAD(P)/FAD-dependent oxidoreductase gives MLDKLNPATEDAPELIAERWIGALDAALAGRSAHALTALFAPESHWRNIFGISWHFATFSGRQGVVAELLARVASVNATGFRLDGRALIPRRAVVAGREVIEAVFTFDTSNGPGTGAIRLLPDVDGNSAAWTFSTMLDFDRVCDARAGHTAEQSHARDFAAPDWLEQRHASRAYADREPDVLIVGGGHAGIAAAVECKRIGLDALIVDRERRIGDNWRLRYRGLKLHNKTPVNLFRYLPFPPTFPDYIPKDKIANWLESYVDIMELDFWTETSFDGARYDDAMQRWTVTLQRSDGPRTLHPKHIVLATSVSGTPNIPTIPGIENFKGKVLHSSQFAAGREWAGRSVVVFGTGTSAHDICQELHAAGADVTMVQRSPTMVVNVEPAQLYDRTYLGDGPPIEVRDILNSGVPLPVMKVAHKIITDEVKRLDAPLLSRLERAGFRLEFGEDGTGWPLKFRSRGGGYYFNVGCSELIADGKIRLIQAADITGFTADGLALKGGKTLAAELFVLATGYKGPDHLVGRLFGEDVAARVGRVWGFDEATQELRNMWTRTPQPGLWFTGGAFSQARIYSRFIALQIAAIEAGTLSKSFNCKHAN, from the coding sequence ATGCTGGACAAACTGAACCCGGCTACCGAGGACGCGCCTGAACTGATCGCCGAGCGCTGGATCGGCGCGCTCGATGCGGCGCTTGCCGGCCGCTCCGCTCATGCTCTCACCGCGTTGTTCGCGCCCGAGAGCCACTGGCGCAATATCTTCGGTATTTCCTGGCATTTTGCGACATTCAGTGGGCGGCAAGGCGTCGTTGCCGAGCTGCTGGCCCGCGTCGCCTCGGTGAACGCCACTGGATTCCGTCTCGATGGCCGTGCCTTGATACCGCGACGCGCCGTGGTGGCCGGACGGGAGGTGATCGAGGCCGTTTTTACCTTCGACACGTCGAACGGGCCGGGCACTGGCGCGATCCGCCTGCTTCCAGACGTCGATGGAAATTCCGCGGCGTGGACGTTTTCCACCATGCTCGACTTCGATCGCGTCTGCGACGCGCGCGCCGGGCACACCGCCGAACAATCCCATGCGCGCGATTTCGCCGCACCCGACTGGCTCGAGCAGCGCCATGCCTCGCGCGCCTATGCCGACCGCGAGCCTGACGTGCTGATCGTCGGCGGCGGCCATGCCGGCATCGCGGCCGCGGTCGAGTGCAAGCGGATCGGGCTCGACGCCTTGATCGTCGATCGCGAGCGGCGCATCGGCGACAATTGGCGGCTGCGCTATCGCGGCTTGAAGCTGCACAACAAGACGCCGGTCAATCTGTTTCGCTACCTGCCGTTCCCGCCGACCTTCCCGGACTACATCCCGAAGGACAAGATCGCGAACTGGCTGGAAAGCTATGTCGACATCATGGAGCTCGACTTCTGGACCGAGACCTCGTTCGACGGCGCGCGCTATGACGATGCCATGCAACGCTGGACGGTGACGCTGCAACGGAGCGATGGCCCGCGCACGCTGCATCCGAAGCACATCGTGCTCGCGACCAGCGTCAGCGGCACGCCGAATATCCCCACCATCCCTGGCATCGAGAATTTCAAGGGCAAGGTGCTGCATTCGAGCCAATTCGCGGCGGGGCGCGAATGGGCAGGCCGCTCGGTCGTCGTGTTCGGCACCGGCACCAGCGCGCATGACATCTGCCAGGAGCTGCACGCTGCCGGCGCCGACGTCACCATGGTCCAGCGCAGCCCGACCATGGTGGTCAATGTCGAGCCGGCACAGCTCTACGACAGGACCTATCTCGGCGACGGCCCGCCGATCGAGGTGCGCGACATCCTCAATTCCGGCGTGCCGCTGCCGGTCATGAAGGTCGCGCACAAGATCATCACCGACGAGGTGAAGCGGCTCGATGCGCCGTTGCTGTCGCGGCTGGAGCGCGCCGGCTTCCGGCTCGAATTCGGCGAGGACGGCACCGGCTGGCCGCTGAAATTCCGCTCCCGCGGCGGCGGCTACTACTTCAACGTCGGCTGCTCCGAGCTGATCGCCGACGGCAAGATCCGCCTGATCCAGGCCGCCGACATCACCGGCTTCACCGCCGATGGCCTCGCGCTGAAGGGCGGCAAGACGCTCGCGGCCGAGCTGTTTGTGCTCGCCACCGGCTACAAGGGCCCCGACCATCTCGTCGGCCGACTGTTCGGCGAGGATGTCGCCGCGCGCGTCGGCCGGGTCTGGGGCTTCGACGAGGCGACGCAGGAGCTGCGCAACATGTGGACGCGCACACCCCAGCCCGGCCTCTGGTTCACTGGCGGCGCCTTCTCGCAGGCCCGCATCTACAGCCGCTTCATCGCGCTGCAGATCGCCGCGATCGAAGCCGGCACGCTTTCCAAATCATTCAACTGCAAGCACGCGAACTGA
- a CDS encoding alpha/beta hydrolase, whose product MPLPLDAVIANIIPLLPLRDPTTMTPQSARDSLRALADARAAVPPPPVDVASNIEVQGAGGKLAARLYRNGRGSAPTVIFFHGGGWVAGDLETHDRQARNLVIETGAVVISVDYRRPPETRFPGAFEDAFAAVRDVVGRISEFGGDLSRVGVAGDSAGGNLAATAALACRDAGIALAGQLLVYPVTDVVGNFADPAENAKFPSRAENAEGYFLSRAVMEWFCGHYLANPALGTDWRVSPLRATSLKGAAPAVVTTAWFDPLRDEGHAYARALQAAGVPVTYHTGDGLIHGYFGLGDASAAARAEAQRARADFKVLLEKGV is encoded by the coding sequence ATGCCGCTCCCGCTCGATGCCGTCATTGCCAACATCATTCCGCTGCTGCCGCTGCGCGATCCCACCACCATGACGCCGCAGAGCGCGCGTGACTCGCTGCGCGCTTTGGCCGATGCGCGCGCCGCGGTGCCGCCACCGCCGGTCGATGTCGCCAGCAACATCGAGGTGCAGGGCGCCGGCGGCAAGCTCGCCGCTCGGCTCTACCGCAACGGCCGCGGCTCGGCGCCGACCGTGATCTTCTTCCATGGCGGCGGCTGGGTCGCCGGCGATCTCGAGACCCATGATCGCCAGGCCCGCAACCTCGTGATCGAGACCGGCGCTGTCGTGATCTCGGTCGATTACCGCCGCCCGCCGGAGACGCGCTTTCCCGGCGCGTTCGAGGATGCGTTCGCCGCGGTCCGCGACGTGGTGGGGCGCATCAGCGAATTCGGCGGCGATCTCTCCCGCGTCGGCGTCGCCGGCGATTCCGCCGGCGGCAATCTTGCCGCGACCGCAGCGCTCGCCTGCCGCGACGCCGGCATCGCGCTCGCCGGGCAGCTGCTCGTCTATCCCGTCACCGACGTGGTCGGCAATTTCGCCGATCCCGCGGAGAATGCCAAATTCCCGTCGCGCGCCGAGAATGCCGAGGGCTACTTCCTGTCACGCGCGGTGATGGAATGGTTCTGCGGCCATTATCTCGCGAACCCCGCGCTGGGCACCGACTGGCGCGTTTCGCCGCTGCGCGCGACGAGCCTCAAGGGTGCCGCGCCGGCGGTCGTCACCACGGCCTGGTTCGACCCGTTGCGCGACGAGGGCCATGCCTATGCGAGGGCATTGCAGGCGGCCGGCGTGCCTGTGACCTATCACACGGGCGATGGCCTCATTCACGGCTATTTCGGCCTCGGCGACGCCTCGGCCGCCGCGCGCGCCGAGGCGCAGCGCGCGCGAGCCGATTTCAAGGTGTTGTTGGAGAAGGGGGTGTAA
- a CDS encoding ABC transporter substrate-binding protein gives MRWKAITAAALVLATQAQAAEKKYGLGASDTEVKLGQTSPFSGAASAYSVIAKTQAAYFKMINDRGGVNGRKINLITLDDGYSPPKTVEQTRKLVEQEEVAAILNPLGTPTGLAVRKYLNDKKVPQLFVGAGATLWGDYQHFPWSIGFQPSYQAETAVYAKYVLTNKPDAKIALFYQNDDAGKDYGNGFKKGLGPDNTAKMVVAEATYESTDPTVDSQIVKLKASGANVLFMHAIPKQAAQAIKKIGEIGWKPDMFFLAATSTSVSSVLKPAGFEHSKGIISSYSLKDPNDPQWKDDPDVIALKTFMKDYFPDGNLQDQLIVYGYVVAEATVQVLKQCGDDLTHENIMKQAANLDIALPMFLPGIKVKTSPTDYFPVEAMRLQKFNGETWQLFGDTIGND, from the coding sequence ATGAGATGGAAGGCCATCACAGCCGCAGCGCTTGTGCTCGCGACGCAGGCTCAGGCCGCCGAGAAGAAATACGGACTGGGGGCCAGCGACACCGAGGTCAAGCTCGGACAGACCTCGCCATTCTCCGGCGCGGCATCGGCCTACAGCGTGATCGCGAAGACCCAGGCCGCCTACTTCAAAATGATCAACGACCGGGGCGGCGTGAACGGGCGCAAGATCAATCTGATCACGCTCGACGACGGCTATTCGCCGCCGAAGACCGTGGAGCAGACCCGCAAGCTGGTGGAGCAGGAGGAGGTTGCCGCGATCCTCAATCCGCTGGGCACGCCGACCGGCCTTGCCGTGCGCAAATATCTCAACGACAAGAAAGTGCCGCAGCTGTTCGTCGGCGCCGGCGCCACGCTGTGGGGCGACTATCAGCATTTTCCATGGTCGATCGGCTTCCAGCCGTCGTACCAGGCCGAGACCGCGGTCTATGCCAAGTATGTGCTGACCAACAAGCCGGACGCGAAGATCGCGCTGTTCTACCAGAACGACGATGCCGGCAAGGATTACGGCAACGGCTTCAAGAAGGGGCTGGGGCCGGACAACACCGCCAAGATGGTGGTGGCGGAAGCCACCTATGAATCGACCGACCCGACGGTCGACAGCCAGATCGTGAAGCTGAAGGCCTCCGGCGCCAACGTGCTGTTCATGCACGCGATCCCAAAGCAGGCGGCGCAGGCTATCAAGAAGATCGGCGAGATCGGCTGGAAGCCCGACATGTTCTTCCTCGCCGCGACCTCGACCTCGGTGTCCTCGGTGCTGAAGCCGGCCGGCTTCGAACACTCCAAGGGCATCATCTCGTCCTACTCGCTGAAGGATCCGAACGATCCGCAGTGGAAGGACGATCCCGATGTGATCGCGCTGAAGACGTTCATGAAGGACTATTTCCCCGACGGCAATCTGCAGGACCAGCTGATCGTCTACGGCTATGTAGTGGCGGAGGCGACGGTGCAGGTGCTCAAGCAATGCGGCGACGACCTCACCCATGAGAACATCATGAAGCAGGCCGCCAACCTCGACATCGCGCTGCCGATGTTCCTGCCCGGCATCAAGGTGAAGACGTCGCCGACCGACTATTTCCCGGTGGAGGCGATGCGGCTGCAGAAGTTCAACGGCGAGACCTGGCAGCTGTTCGGCGACACCATCGGGAACGATTGA
- a CDS encoding RDD family protein produces MSDLATDPPLEFVNGVARERGGFWRRVTAFAIDIAIATLLLQVLAFALYPATGGRVQFPGGFMLLYCDQLKAVPQGFDVPAGFVPTTIVDCRQGLFQLTSARALNLVQVTQNGVLTTRKQITFLRDVEGKPVEQPILGLFWLPLFFVLRLLFDRRGGTPGRRLLGLRLTDAASGQRPPSSSAVVRRYLMQALPLAPYAVEPVLLSLSGVHIVPLGEAWWMALILPTVCGGIGALIALHNVIYRKDAFYDSFAQTSVLRTDGAGAVMRAAAMPPLLPPSLPDVTPGQVEAALFDGPEQAAADALGVAQPSAAAPPPAVVLPPPLPRPANYFVRHWRGELSLPVSYWVNGTALGAGLGVAIAVVGHLLYERGSEYPALWLGSVIAIWASIVLLRIWVTVGVWRSASRYRALGKSFWGGAAKVTTALGVAYLAYSCLFVAAPQIAGVYEIVSGDTRLGPHQFRVLLNGQMLEFSGGITFGVAKELEGFLNAMSDLKVVRLNSIGGRMNEAQKMADLIKARGLATFVKDTCVSACTVVFLGGKERGLFTGGGKLGFHQASFRGMTAADRSSSIEREIARLQRFGLSRSFAERAMKTPPSGMWYPDKDELLREKVVTRLYAPPPPANNPASGNQPPATAMPQTSAAASNAAVAAPPAPATPPAAAGTGHAFPTPGPPLHLESGTYQTERVWMQPFPTKPAWPTPAAKDAEGEKKE; encoded by the coding sequence TTGAGTGACCTTGCGACCGATCCCCCGCTTGAATTCGTCAACGGCGTGGCGCGCGAACGCGGTGGGTTCTGGCGCCGCGTGACGGCGTTCGCGATCGACATCGCCATCGCAACGTTGTTGCTCCAGGTGCTGGCGTTCGCCCTGTATCCCGCGACCGGCGGGCGCGTGCAGTTTCCCGGCGGCTTCATGCTGCTGTATTGCGATCAGCTCAAGGCCGTCCCCCAAGGCTTCGACGTCCCGGCAGGTTTCGTCCCCACCACGATCGTCGATTGCCGGCAGGGCCTGTTTCAGCTGACGTCGGCACGGGCGCTGAACCTGGTGCAGGTCACGCAAAACGGCGTCCTCACCACGAGAAAGCAAATCACCTTCCTGCGCGATGTCGAGGGCAAACCGGTCGAGCAACCGATCCTCGGCCTGTTCTGGCTGCCGCTGTTCTTCGTGCTGCGCCTGCTGTTCGATCGCCGGGGCGGCACGCCGGGTCGCCGGTTGCTCGGTCTTCGCCTGACTGACGCCGCGAGCGGGCAGCGTCCGCCATCATCGAGCGCGGTGGTGCGCCGCTATCTGATGCAGGCGTTGCCGCTCGCACCCTACGCCGTCGAGCCGGTGCTGCTGTCCTTGTCCGGGGTGCACATCGTGCCGCTCGGCGAGGCCTGGTGGATGGCGTTGATCCTGCCCACGGTGTGCGGCGGCATCGGCGCCCTGATCGCGCTGCATAACGTGATCTATCGCAAGGATGCCTTCTACGATTCCTTTGCGCAGACCAGCGTGCTGCGGACCGATGGCGCCGGTGCCGTGATGCGGGCCGCGGCCATGCCACCGTTGCTGCCGCCGTCATTGCCGGACGTCACGCCGGGTCAAGTCGAAGCTGCTCTTTTCGACGGGCCCGAGCAGGCTGCTGCCGATGCATTGGGCGTTGCCCAGCCGAGCGCAGCTGCGCCGCCGCCAGCCGTCGTGCTTCCTCCGCCCTTGCCGCGGCCGGCCAATTACTTCGTGCGGCACTGGCGCGGCGAGCTGTCGCTGCCGGTCTCCTATTGGGTCAACGGCACCGCGCTCGGCGCCGGCCTCGGCGTTGCGATTGCCGTGGTCGGCCATCTGCTCTACGAGCGCGGCAGCGAGTATCCGGCGTTGTGGCTGGGCTCGGTGATCGCGATCTGGGCGTCGATCGTGCTGTTGCGGATCTGGGTCACCGTCGGCGTCTGGCGTTCGGCCTCGCGCTACCGGGCGCTTGGCAAGTCGTTCTGGGGCGGTGCGGCCAAGGTCACCACCGCACTCGGCGTGGCGTACCTCGCCTATAGCTGCCTGTTCGTCGCGGCGCCGCAGATCGCTGGTGTCTACGAGATCGTCTCCGGCGACACCCGCCTCGGGCCGCACCAGTTCCGCGTGCTGTTGAACGGCCAGATGCTGGAATTCTCGGGCGGCATAACCTTCGGTGTCGCCAAGGAGCTCGAGGGCTTCCTCAACGCGATGAGTGACCTCAAGGTGGTCCGGCTCAATTCGATCGGCGGGCGTATGAACGAGGCGCAGAAGATGGCCGACCTGATCAAGGCGCGCGGACTTGCGACCTTCGTCAAGGACACCTGTGTCTCCGCCTGCACGGTGGTGTTTCTCGGCGGCAAGGAGCGCGGACTGTTCACAGGCGGCGGCAAGCTCGGATTTCACCAGGCTTCATTTCGTGGCATGACCGCGGCCGATCGCAGCTCCTCGATCGAACGGGAGATCGCGCGCCTGCAGCGCTTCGGCCTTAGCCGCAGCTTCGCCGAGCGCGCCATGAAGACGCCGCCGAGCGGCATGTGGTACCCCGACAAGGACGAACTGCTGCGTGAAAAGGTGGTGACACGGCTCTACGCGCCGCCGCCACCTGCGAACAATCCAGCGAGCGGCAACCAGCCGCCCGCGACGGCGATGCCACAGACATCCGCGGCGGCAAGCAACGCCGCGGTTGCCGCACCGCCGGCGCCGGCTACGCCGCCTGCCGCGGCGGGCACGGGCCACGCTTTCCCGACGCCCGGCCCGCCATTGCATCTGGAATCCGGGACCTATCAGACCGAGCGCGTATGGATGCAGCCGTTTCCGACCAAGCCGGCATGGCCGACGCCGGCCGCGAAGGATGCCGAGGGAGAGAAGAAAGAATAG
- the rpmB gene encoding 50S ribosomal protein L28, with protein sequence MSRRCELTAKGPQTGHKVSHSNIKTKRRFLPNLANVTFISDALGRNVRLRVSTNALKSVDHNGGLDAYLLKAKADVLSPRALDLKRAIEKKVGKPAPVKKAS encoded by the coding sequence ATGTCCCGGCGCTGCGAACTGACGGCCAAGGGCCCCCAGACGGGCCACAAGGTGAGCCACTCGAATATCAAGACCAAGCGGCGCTTCCTGCCGAACCTGGCCAACGTGACCTTCATCTCGGATGCGCTCGGCCGCAACGTGCGCCTGCGCGTCTCGACCAATGCCCTGAAGAGCGTCGACCACAATGGCGGCCTCGACGCCTACCTGCTCAAGGCCAAGGCCGACGTGCTCTCGCCCCGCGCCCTCGACCTGAAGCGCGCGATCGAGAAGAAGGTCGGCAAGCCGGCCCCGGTGAAGAAGGCGAGCTGA
- a CDS encoding DUF3108 domain-containing protein: protein MPPLGRLLGLCAGALLLFCAERANAQGRLDAQYEATLAGISVGKGSWTIEIGDDTFSASAQGGTAGLLKAFSGGSGSGTSQGRVVNGSLVAASYTATTTTSKKSETIRMVLANGGIKESSIEPEPPVDADRLPVSDAQKKNVFDPMTGSFLRAPGNAELMSPDVCRTGAGVFDGRMRYDLKLDFKRVEIVKAERGYHGPALVCALYFVPVSGYIPDRPVIKYLAAQRNIEIAFVPIAGTRLLVPFRMTIPTPLGQAMLEATSFVTTAAPPRVAKTQ from the coding sequence TTGCCCCCGCTCGGCCGGCTGCTCGGCCTGTGCGCGGGTGCCTTGCTGCTGTTTTGCGCCGAGCGCGCCAACGCGCAGGGGCGGCTCGATGCCCAGTATGAGGCAACGCTCGCCGGTATCTCGGTCGGCAAGGGCAGCTGGACCATCGAAATCGGCGACGACACCTTCTCGGCCTCGGCCCAGGGCGGCACCGCGGGCCTCTTGAAGGCGTTTTCGGGCGGCAGCGGCTCGGGCACCTCGCAGGGCCGCGTCGTCAACGGTTCGCTCGTGGCCGCCTCCTACACCGCGACCACCACCACCTCGAAGAAGTCAGAGACGATCCGGATGGTGCTGGCCAATGGCGGCATCAAGGAATCTTCGATCGAGCCGGAGCCGCCTGTCGATGCCGACCGCCTGCCGGTGTCGGACGCGCAGAAGAAGAACGTGTTCGATCCGATGACCGGCTCGTTCCTGCGTGCGCCCGGCAATGCCGAACTGATGAGCCCGGATGTCTGCCGCACCGGCGCCGGCGTGTTCGACGGCCGCATGCGTTACGACCTCAAGCTCGATTTCAAGCGGGTCGAGATCGTCAAGGCGGAGCGCGGCTATCACGGCCCGGCGCTGGTCTGCGCGCTCTATTTCGTGCCGGTCTCGGGCTACATCCCGGATCGCCCCGTGATCAAATACCTCGCCGCCCAGCGCAACATCGAGATCGCCTTCGTGCCGATCGCGGGCACCCGCCTGCTGGTGCCGTTCCGCATGACGATCCCGACTCCGCTCGGCCAGGCCATGCTGGAAGCGACCTCGTTCGTCACCACAGCCGCGCCGCCGCGCGTGGCGAAGACGCAGTAG
- a CDS encoding helicase: protein MAFSTSFGNDRVPGAGVTAVLGPTNTGKTHLAIERMLAHSSGLIGLPLRLLAREVYNKIVDRAGVDNVALVTGEEKIKPKAPRFWVSTVEAMPRDLDVSFLAVDEIQIAADLERGHVFTDRILNRRGRDETLLLGAATMRPIIERLLPGASIITRPRLSQLEFAGDRKITRQPRRTAIVAFSADEVYAIAELIRRQHGGAAVVLGSLSPRTRNAQVAMFQNGDVDYLVATDAVGMGLNLDVDHVAFASDRKYDGYQFRRLTPAEFAQIAGRAGRATRNGTFGTTGRCAPFEPELVNALQNHTFDSVKMLQWRNARLDFSSLGALQVSLAQAPNHEALTRAPVAEDQRVLEHVARDAEVREWAHGPKAVERLWEACQVPDYRKLSPAAHAELVTTLYGFLMQKGRIPDAWFAAQVDQANRTDGDIDTLSGRIAQIRTWTFVANRPDWLYDPDHWQGITRELENKLSDALHERLTERFVDRRTSVLMRRLRENSVLNTEIGKTGEVIVEGHAIGRLDGFTFAPDAAEAGSDAKALQAAAQQVLAREIDARAEKLGAAPDEQFVLTSDGTIRWTGDAVAKLVAADDALHPRLRIISDERLTGASREAVQTRLDLWLKTHIEKLLGPLFELSKAEDLQGIARGIAFQLVEALGVLERTKIAAEMKDLDQPSRAALRKYGVRFGAYHIYFPQLLKPAARSLASLLWAEKQSNVDMAALSNVQHLASSGRTSFPVDKALPRDGYRVLGYRQCGERAVRVDILERLADLIRPALAWRETSPGEKPAGAFDGRGFVVTQAMTSLTGSAGEDFASILRALGYRMDRRPPLPPKPVAATPVEATETVAAETTEAPAAEASVEAGSDAAVDAPAEAAAELTADAPEAATDQVVSGDPAPSAALLPDVGFAEVVASEATPVVIETRPEPEPVAEVAAEPAALAEQPVAEVPASEAAPAVEAAAEAPSGATAEAPAQTAGTEAATAEAAPAPAETPAEPQLVEVWRPGGRSDERRPHHRGGHDRNRGRHQGKPAEGAQAAEGGGEGEKREHHRRPRRHQDFRTPRPGAPADATAAAAAPADGAPARDNRQDNRDDRGQRRERFEGKGFEGKGRDRDNNERRRDNKFGGGDRKGERGDRDRGGRDKGGRDKRESGPSHRPYASSAPRERDRPIDPNSPFAKLAALKEQLAGRKE, encoded by the coding sequence ATGGCTTTCTCAACTTCGTTCGGAAATGACCGCGTGCCCGGTGCTGGTGTCACCGCGGTGCTGGGCCCGACCAACACCGGCAAGACGCATCTCGCCATCGAGCGCATGCTGGCGCATTCGTCGGGCCTCATCGGCCTCCCGCTGCGGCTGCTCGCGCGCGAGGTCTACAACAAGATCGTCGATCGCGCCGGTGTCGACAATGTCGCGCTGGTGACCGGCGAGGAGAAGATCAAGCCGAAGGCGCCGCGCTTCTGGGTCTCGACGGTCGAGGCGATGCCGCGCGATCTCGATGTATCCTTTCTCGCCGTCGACGAGATCCAGATCGCCGCCGATCTGGAGCGCGGGCACGTGTTCACCGACCGCATCCTCAACCGCCGCGGCCGCGACGAGACGCTGCTGCTGGGCGCTGCGACAATGCGTCCGATCATAGAGCGGCTGTTGCCGGGCGCCTCGATCATCACGCGGCCGAGGCTGTCGCAGCTCGAATTCGCCGGCGACCGCAAGATCACGCGGCAGCCGCGGCGCACGGCGATCGTCGCGTTCTCCGCCGATGAAGTCTACGCGATCGCCGAATTGATCCGCCGTCAGCATGGCGGCGCGGCTGTGGTGCTGGGCTCGCTGTCACCGCGCACGCGCAATGCGCAGGTCGCGATGTTCCAGAACGGTGATGTCGATTACCTCGTCGCCACCGACGCAGTCGGCATGGGGCTCAATCTCGACGTCGATCACGTCGCCTTCGCCTCCGACCGCAAGTATGACGGCTATCAATTCCGCCGGCTGACGCCGGCCGAATTCGCCCAGATCGCCGGCCGCGCCGGGCGCGCGACGCGCAACGGCACATTTGGTACGACGGGGCGTTGCGCGCCGTTCGAGCCCGAGCTCGTCAATGCGCTGCAGAACCACACCTTCGACAGCGTCAAGATGCTGCAGTGGCGCAACGCCAGGCTGGATTTCTCCTCGCTCGGCGCGCTCCAGGTGTCACTGGCGCAGGCGCCCAATCATGAGGCACTGACGCGAGCGCCGGTCGCCGAGGACCAGCGCGTGCTCGAACATGTCGCACGCGATGCCGAGGTGCGCGAATGGGCGCATGGGCCGAAGGCCGTGGAGCGGCTATGGGAGGCCTGCCAGGTTCCGGACTACCGAAAGCTGTCGCCGGCCGCCCATGCCGAACTCGTGACCACGCTGTACGGCTTCCTGATGCAAAAGGGTCGTATCCCTGACGCATGGTTTGCGGCCCAGGTCGACCAGGCCAACCGGACCGACGGCGATATCGACACGCTATCGGGCCGGATCGCGCAGATCCGGACCTGGACCTTTGTTGCCAACCGGCCGGACTGGCTCTACGACCCGGACCATTGGCAGGGGATCACGCGCGAGCTCGAAAATAAATTGTCCGATGCGCTGCATGAACGGCTCACGGAGCGTTTCGTTGACAGGCGGACCAGTGTATTGATGCGCCGCCTGCGGGAGAACTCAGTTTTGAATACGGAAATTGGCAAGACCGGTGAAGTGATCGTGGAAGGCCATGCGATCGGCCGGCTCGATGGTTTCACCTTCGCACCTGATGCGGCCGAGGCCGGCAGCGACGCCAAGGCGCTGCAAGCCGCCGCCCAGCAGGTGCTGGCGCGCGAGATCGATGCGCGCGCGGAGAAACTGGGTGCGGCGCCCGACGAGCAGTTCGTGCTGACCTCCGACGGCACCATCCGCTGGACCGGCGATGCGGTCGCCAAGCTGGTCGCCGCCGACGACGCGCTGCATCCGCGGCTGCGCATCATTTCCGACGAGCGGCTGACCGGCGCCTCGCGCGAGGCGGTGCAGACGAGGCTCGACCTCTGGCTCAAGACGCATATCGAGAAGCTGCTCGGGCCGCTGTTCGAACTGTCCAAGGCCGAGGATCTGCAGGGCATCGCCCGCGGCATCGCCTTCCAGCTGGTCGAGGCGCTCGGCGTGCTGGAGCGCACCAAGATCGCGGCCGAGATGAAGGATCTCGACCAGCCCTCGCGCGCGGCGCTGCGCAAATACGGCGTACGCTTCGGCGCCTACCACATCTATTTCCCGCAACTGTTGAAGCCCGCGGCGCGCTCGCTGGCTTCGCTGCTGTGGGCCGAGAAGCAGAGCAATGTCGACATGGCTGCGCTGTCGAATGTGCAGCATCTTGCCTCCAGCGGCCGTACCTCGTTCCCGGTCGACAAGGCCCTGCCGCGCGATGGCTATCGCGTGCTCGGCTATCGCCAGTGCGGCGAGCGCGCGGTGCGCGTCGACATCCTGGAGCGGCTCGCCGATCTGATCCGCCCGGCGCTGGCCTGGCGCGAGACCTCGCCTGGCGAGAAGCCCGCCGGTGCGTTCGACGGCCGCGGCTTTGTCGTGACCCAGGCGATGACCTCGCTGACCGGCTCCGCCGGCGAAGACTTTGCTTCGATCCTGCGCGCGCTCGGCTACCGCATGGACCGTCGTCCGCCGTTGCCGCCGAAGCCCGTCGCGGCCACGCCGGTCGAGGCCACCGAGACGGTCGCCGCCGAGACCACCGAGGCACCAGCTGCCGAAGCGTCGGTCGAGGCCGGTTCTGACGCCGCCGTCGATGCGCCGGCCGAGGCCGCCGCCGAGCTCACGGCCGATGCGCCGGAGGCTGCGACGGATCAGGTCGTGTCCGGCGATCCCGCGCCGTCGGCCGCATTGCTGCCCGACGTCGGCTTCGCCGAGGTCGTCGCCAGCGAGGCGACGCCGGTCGTGATCGAGACCAGGCCCGAACCCGAGCCCGTGGCGGAAGTTGCCGCGGAGCCTGCCGCTCTCGCCGAACAGCCAGTTGCCGAGGTGCCCGCTTCCGAAGCTGCGCCTGCGGTGGAAGCCGCTGCGGAGGCGCCGTCCGGGGCCACCGCTGAGGCACCGGCGCAGACCGCGGGCACCGAGGCCGCAACTGCCGAGGCCGCTCCTGCGCCAGCGGAGACGCCGGCTGAGCCGCAACTGGTCGAAGTCTGGCGTCCCGGCGGCCGCTCCGACGAGCGCCGTCCGCATCATCGCGGCGGTCACGACCGCAACCGCGGCCGCCACCAGGGCAAGCCCGCCGAGGGCGCACAGGCCGCGGAAGGCGGCGGCGAGGGCGAGAAGCGCGAGCATCATCGCCGTCCGCGCCGCCATCAGGATTTCCGCACGCCGCGCCCCGGCGCACCGGCCGATGCGACCGCAGCCGCGGCCGCGCCTGCCGACGGCGCACCGGCGCGCGACAATCGCCAGGATAATCGTGACGACCGCGGCCAGCGCCGCGAGCGCTTCGAAGGCAAGGGCTTCGAAGGCAAGGGTCGCGATCGCGACAACAACGAGCGGCGCCGCGACAACAAGTTCGGCGGCGGCGATCGCAAGGGCGAGCGCGGTGATCGTGACCGCGGCGGCCGCGACAAGGGCGGCCGCGACAAACGCGAGAGCGGACCGTCGCACCGGCCCTATGCCTCGAGTGCGCCGCGCGAGCGCGACCGGCCGATCGATCCCAACTCGCCCTTCGCCAAGCTCGCTGCCCTGAAGGAGCAGCTCGCCGGCCGGAAGGAATAG